Proteins from a single region of Chryseobacterium sp. W4I1:
- a CDS encoding DUF6443 domain-containing protein, with protein MKKIIIPIGFLVMSTLQAQVSNTENYIQSKTYLDYNGTIPTKTSETVQYFDGLGRPKQIVNVKASPLGRDVVTHIEYDQFGRQVNDYLPVPQSQTLNGAIVPTPLANATQPGIYGSEKIYAEKILESSPLDRIQQQIQVGNDWTGKPVKFDYDTNIAGEVKKYIATSAGATSSGVTLSGTYGASQLYKNTITDEDGNKSIEFKNGQGQVLLVRKVISSTENADTYYVYNEYNQLAFVIPPKASAVTDLSTVLGSLCYMYRYDGRNRLVLKKLPGKGWEYMVYDKQDRLIMTQDVVMGASKQWLFTKYDQFGRVAYTGIYTSSQAYGVAGRAAEQALADAKGSNNVTRASTAGFTNSGLDVYYDNGSASYPSSVTKLLSVNYYDTYPAYGFNPAFPSTIQGEPVLTQTPSADGRSTKGLPVMSLVKNIEDDSWTKNYTYYDTKGRPVGSYSINHLGGYTQTEAKLDFSGVPQETFTTHLRRPNEEGISIKERFVYDNQNRLLKHYHQVDNWTEQLLADNSYNELSQLSNKKVGSVSAGVPLQSIDYAYNIRGWMTDINKDQMAVPNLGGKLFSYKIKYNQKNGLTNPDPVLFAGKDVKPKYNGNIAEIDWRSVESLGANPPTEPKRYGYAYDSLNRLTAGYYQNPNNSGSKENTESLDYDLNGNITNLYRTSVMENGNTTATVIDKLAYTYVGNQAVKIKDNSNNKTGYEGTAGYPIDYDLNGNMKSMIDKQITGINYNYLNLPDVLDIDFGQITTQIKTNYRADGIKLRKENVKTSVGVASTTWTKETTDYLDGFQYLNKTSSDGGAIEMFSRVPMETKQALEMQAFRINPPIDIDPTPIDPIIVNPHNPELQFFPTAEGFYDYQRKMYIYQYKDHLGNVRVSYARSNTTGLLEITDANDYYPFGMNHLKTGNAIFGAGKYQNYKYNGKELQETGMYDYGARMYMADIGRWGVVDPLAEKFFDFSNYNYVLNNPTKFVDKDGMDVYLLNENGKFILAKKQAGDDLVYGYDSKTGKLNDNNGDKKGDYKDGIRIKTKGLVGQLQYYRDGNKDDDKYGYEGYHQSIKEYNSQVEDDMFNLFNYTANNAKNVEFSLIDFNLGDKRYMALQTYNDTGQSPGPSQIGVDKGVNAFYHNHPFSSKYSESYTEKNAMGVRENGQYYGSGGDYGNAVKYKTSYPNYVFFPKSTNLYNVTKTGVYFIQKINNNSKNLKK; from the coding sequence ATGAAAAAGATAATTATTCCTATAGGCTTCTTGGTCATGAGTACTCTACAAGCACAGGTATCCAATACAGAAAACTATATCCAATCCAAAACCTATTTAGATTATAACGGAACCATACCTACTAAAACCTCCGAAACCGTTCAATATTTTGATGGACTCGGGAGACCAAAACAAATAGTCAACGTAAAAGCATCACCTCTTGGAAGAGACGTCGTTACCCATATTGAATATGACCAGTTTGGGAGACAGGTAAATGACTACTTACCCGTTCCGCAATCTCAAACTTTGAATGGAGCGATTGTTCCTACCCCTCTGGCCAATGCTACCCAGCCCGGAATTTATGGATCAGAAAAGATCTATGCAGAAAAGATCTTGGAAAGTTCACCACTGGATAGAATTCAACAACAGATCCAGGTAGGTAACGACTGGACGGGAAAGCCCGTAAAATTTGATTATGATACCAATATAGCTGGTGAAGTAAAGAAATATATCGCTACTTCTGCGGGTGCCACTTCTTCCGGTGTAACATTATCAGGGACCTACGGAGCCAGCCAGCTGTATAAAAATACCATAACTGATGAAGACGGCAATAAAAGCATAGAATTTAAAAACGGACAGGGACAGGTATTATTGGTGAGGAAAGTGATAAGCAGTACAGAAAATGCAGACACTTACTATGTATACAATGAATACAACCAACTGGCTTTTGTAATTCCACCTAAGGCCTCTGCTGTTACAGATCTCAGCACGGTACTCGGGAGCTTGTGCTATATGTACCGGTATGACGGAAGAAACAGGCTGGTGCTTAAAAAACTTCCGGGAAAAGGCTGGGAATATATGGTTTATGATAAACAGGACCGCCTGATCATGACCCAGGACGTTGTAATGGGAGCCTCAAAACAGTGGCTGTTTACCAAATATGACCAGTTTGGAAGAGTAGCCTATACAGGAATATATACCAGTTCCCAGGCTTATGGTGTAGCAGGAAGAGCAGCAGAACAGGCCTTAGCAGATGCAAAAGGCAGTAACAATGTAACCAGAGCCTCTACTGCAGGATTCACCAACAGTGGATTGGATGTATATTATGATAATGGTTCTGCCAGTTATCCAAGTTCTGTCACTAAATTGTTAAGTGTCAACTATTACGACACCTACCCTGCTTACGGCTTCAATCCGGCTTTTCCTTCCACAATTCAGGGAGAGCCCGTTTTGACTCAAACCCCTTCAGCTGATGGGAGAAGCACCAAAGGATTACCAGTAATGAGTTTGGTTAAGAATATCGAAGATGACAGCTGGACAAAGAATTATACGTATTATGACACCAAAGGCAGGCCTGTTGGAAGCTATTCCATTAATCATTTGGGAGGATATACTCAAACAGAAGCTAAGCTTGATTTTTCAGGAGTTCCGCAAGAGACTTTTACCACCCATTTAAGAAGGCCAAATGAAGAAGGTATATCCATCAAAGAAAGATTTGTTTATGATAATCAGAATAGATTATTAAAACATTACCATCAGGTTGACAACTGGACAGAACAGCTGTTAGCAGATAATTCCTATAACGAGCTATCCCAGTTATCCAATAAAAAAGTGGGTTCTGTAAGCGCAGGAGTCCCACTGCAAAGCATAGACTACGCCTACAATATCAGGGGCTGGATGACGGATATTAACAAAGACCAGATGGCTGTTCCAAATTTAGGGGGGAAATTATTTTCTTATAAAATTAAGTACAATCAGAAGAATGGTCTCACCAATCCTGATCCTGTTTTATTTGCAGGAAAAGACGTAAAACCAAAGTATAACGGAAATATCGCAGAAATAGATTGGAGATCTGTCGAATCTCTGGGAGCAAACCCACCTACAGAACCCAAAAGATATGGTTATGCCTATGATAGTTTAAACAGATTAACGGCAGGATATTATCAGAATCCCAATAATTCAGGAAGTAAAGAAAATACAGAATCATTAGATTATGATTTAAATGGGAATATTACAAATCTCTATAGAACATCTGTTATGGAGAACGGTAATACTACTGCTACTGTAATTGACAAACTCGCCTATACCTATGTGGGAAATCAAGCTGTAAAGATCAAGGATAACAGTAATAACAAAACGGGATATGAAGGCACCGCAGGTTATCCTATTGATTACGATTTGAATGGGAATATGAAAAGTATGATAGATAAGCAGATTACAGGAATAAACTATAATTACTTAAACCTTCCTGATGTTTTGGATATTGACTTTGGCCAGATAACAACCCAAATAAAAACAAATTATCGTGCTGATGGAATAAAACTAAGAAAAGAAAATGTAAAAACTTCTGTAGGAGTGGCAAGTACAACCTGGACTAAAGAAACGACAGATTATCTTGATGGTTTTCAATATCTAAACAAAACATCTTCGGATGGTGGAGCTATTGAAATGTTCTCTAGAGTTCCGATGGAAACAAAGCAAGCATTAGAAATGCAGGCATTTAGAATTAATCCTCCTATTGATATTGACCCAACTCCTATAGATCCGATTATTGTAAATCCTCATAACCCTGAATTGCAATTCTTTCCAACAGCAGAAGGATTTTATGATTATCAAAGAAAAATGTATATTTACCAGTATAAAGATCATTTAGGTAATGTGCGGGTAAGCTATGCAAGAAGTAATACCACAGGATTGCTTGAAATTACAGATGCCAATGATTACTATCCATTTGGAATGAATCATTTAAAGACAGGAAATGCTATTTTTGGCGCTGGAAAGTATCAGAATTACAAGTACAACGGCAAGGAACTTCAAGAGACTGGGATGTATGATTATGGTGCAAGAATGTATATGGCGGATATTGGAAGATGGGGTGTGGTAGATCCGCTGGCGGAGAAATTCTTTGATTTTAGTAATTACAACTATGTTCTAAATAATCCAACAAAATTTGTCGATAAAGATGGAATGGATGTTTATTTATTAAATGAAAATGGAAAATTTATACTTGCAAAAAAACAAGCAGGAGATGACTTAGTTTATGGCTACGATAGTAAAACCGGAAAACTCAATGATAATAATGGAGATAAAAAAGGAGACTATAAGGATGGGATAAGAATAAAAACTAAAGGTTTGGTTGGACAGTTGCAATATTACAGAGATGGTAATAAAGATGATGATAAGTATGGCTATGAAGGATACCATCAATCTATAAAAGAATATAATTCTCAAGTGGAAGATGATATGTTTAACTTATTTAATTATACAGCTAATAATGCAAAAAATGTTGAATTCTCACTTATAGATTTTAATTTAGGTGATAAGAGATATATGGCCTTACAAACATATAATGATACGGGACAGTCTCCTGGACCATCACAAATTGGGGTTGATAAAGGAGTAAATGCCTTTTATCATAACCATCCCTTTTCATCAAAATATAGTGAAAGTTATACAGAAAAAAATGCAATGGGGGTAAGAGAGAATGGTCAGTACTATGGGAGTGGTGGAGATTATGGAAATGCGGTTAAGTATAAAACAAGTTACCCAAATTATGTGTTTTTCCCAAAATCAACTAATCTTTATAATGTGACTAAAACAGGAGTTTATTTTATACAAAAAATTAATAACAATAGTAAAAATTTAAAAAAATGA